ttattgatgcttgtcttgaagtgctattcatgaaaagtctttgctatatgattcacttgtttactcatgtcatatacattgttttgatcgctgcattcactacatatgctttacaaatagtatgatcaaggttatgatggcatgtcactccagaaattatctttgttatcgttttacctgctcgggacgagcagaactaagcttggggatgctgatacgtctccgacgtatcgataatttcttatgttccatgccacattattgatgatatctacatgttttatgcacactttatgtcataattatgcattttctggaactaacctattaacaagatgccgaagtgccgattctttgttctgctgtttttggtttcagaaatcctagtaaagaaatattctcggaatcggacgaaatcaacgcccaggttcctattttgcccggaagcatccagaacacacgagaaccgccagagagggggcacagggccaccaaaccctaggccggcgcggccaagggggggcccgcgcccccctatagtgtggccaccctgtcagccctcctgcgccgcctcttcgcctatttaaagcttccgtcgcgaaaaccctgatacgttcgacgaaacccacagaaaccttccagagccgccgccatcgcgaagccaagatctgggggacaggagtctctgtttcggcacgccgccgggacggggaagtgcccccggaaggcttctccatcgacaccgctgccatctccaccgccatcttcatcaccgctgctgtctcccatgaggagggagtagttctccatcgaggctcggggctgtaccggtagctatgtggttaatctctctcctatgtacttcaatacaatgatctcatgagctgctttacatgattgagatccatatgatgagctttgtatcgctactagttgtgtgctactcatgtgatgttattaaagtagtctattcctcctgcatggtgtaaaggtgactagtgtgtgcaccatgtggttcttgtcgtaggctatgatcatgatctcttgtagattgtggagttaatcatcattatgatagtattgatgtgatctattcctccttcatagtgtaatgtggacagtgtgtgcactatgttagttcttggtttattttgcaatgatctattatgctctaaggttatttaaatatgaacattgaattgtggagcttgttaactccggcattgagggttcgtgtaatcctacgcaatgtgttcatcatccaacaaaagagtgtatgtagcacatatgagaaagagttatttattatgcgatcaatgttgagagtgtccactagtgaaagtgtaatccctaggccttgttcctaaatactgctatcgctgcttgtttactgttttacttcgttactactgctgcgttactactgcttgtttactgtcctgggcaaagcacttttctggtgccgttgctactgcttattcataccacctgtatttcactatctcttcgccgaactagtgcacctattaggtgtgttggggacacaagagacttcttgctttgtggttgcagggttgcatgagagggatatctttgacctcttcctccctgagttcgataaaccttgggtgatccacttaagggaaacttgctgctgttctacaaacctctgctcttggaggcccaacactgtctacaggaaaaggaggggggcgtagacatcagagagacagctctagtgaactgtggaccccggtccattcttttacatcgaatacaatctactgcaatacttgttttactgttttctgcaaacaatcatcatccacactatacatctaatcctttgttacagcaagccggtgagattgacaacctcactgtttcgttggggcaaagtactttggttgtgttgtgcaggttccacgttggcgccggaatctctggtgttgcgccgcactacatcccgccgccatcaaccttcaacgtgcttcttggctcctcctggttcgataaaccttggtttctttctgagggaaaacttgccgatgtacgcatcacaccttcctcttggggttcccaacggacgtgtgtcttacacgccatcagcctccttgtcatcatcatcatcatcatcttgaaAACGCCACCAACAGTCATTGGCAGGGCGGCCTTTTCTATTGCAGATCTAACAGGTTACGTCAACCCACGCCGTGTTGCGGTGCCTTCCACGGCCGCGTCCACTACCCCCGGCAGGGGGCGCACACCCACCACCACGTCTTTCGCGAGGCGGGTGATCTTCACGTTGATCATCACTGCGGATGTCGTGGCTATCAGAATAGTCTCCACGGTCACTGCGTGACATGTTGTTGTGGCACCCGCGCCCTTGACGTTAAGAAGCATTGGCAGATGTCTCAAAGTCCATGTCAGACGAGCCGCCTCCAAGCATCTCCTGGCGATGATCGTAGGCAGGGAGCTGTGCGTAGAGAGAGGCCAGCGAGATCGGGTTGGTGTTGCCGCCAAGGGCGGCGGCAAGGGAGTTGTAGGAGGCTCCCAAACCCGAAAGTATGAAGGAGAGGTGCTCCCGGGTGGTGATGGTCTCGCCAGCAGTCGCGAGCTTGTTAACAATGCCATGCATCTTGGTGACGAAGGCTTCCGTGGACATCTGCAATTTATTGGTGTTCGCCAGTTGGATCCGAAGGTTCGTGACCTTGGTTTGACACCGGGACGCAAACATCTCCTCAACCATCTGCCATACGCCGGCTTCGGTCTCGATCCTGTGGACATGAGGAAGAACCTCGGGGCTGATCGATTGAAGGAGGTAGCCGAGAACGACTTGATCCCGGGCAATACAGGTGTCGTAGTTCGGATTGGAAACAGATTTCGCCCTCTGATCTGTGGTACTTTTGTCAGTAGGTTGCACCGTCAGCATCTCCGGTGGTGCAGCGTCAGAGCCATCGAAAAGGTCGAAGAAGCGAGCTCCGCGGATCGTGGGCAGCACCTAGGCGCGCCACCCATGGTAATTGGTGCGCGACAACTTGTCCTATCAGCGGATGCCCAAGGTTGAGAACCAGAGCAGTGGAGGACAATGCCATGGGTGCGGTAATGAAGGAGATGACAGCGGCGGTggggatgatttagggttttggtGCGATCGGTTTTATCGGCGGAAGAGCCGGCACAATACCATGTAAGATCAGGTACATTAGCATACTACTCGGATACCGAGCCCCTTCTTTCATTGTTattttatataggtgaagagatTACATAGAAAGAAGAGAGATATGGACGTACACATCCCAAACTCATATAGATACGGTATCCTATTTCTATCTCTAACATTCAACATTGTTTGTGCCATATTTGGGCAACCCTGTATAAAGAAGATCGACGATTTATCATTGTTGATTCTGTGGCCCGATGCATTAGGGAATCTCCAATAGGACGACGCAAACAGATGCGAAGCGATCGTTTGCGACCGCGTGGTCGAAAAATGTGTCAAAAACCATATAGATACGGTATCCTATTTCtagagagaagagagagagaagagagataTGGACGTACACATCCCAAACTCATATAGATACGGTATCCTATTTCTATCTCTAACATTCAACATTGTTTGTGCCATCTTTGGGCAACCCTGTATAAAGAAGATCGACGATTTATCATTGTTGATTCTCTGGCCCGATGCATTAGGGAATCTCCAATAGGACGACGCAAACAGATGTAAAGCGATCGTTTGCGACCGCGTGGTCGAAAAATGTGTCAAAAACCAAACCCAGTGGCCCGACACATACTGACTGGGCTATCCACGGATACGCAAACGTAatccaaatatgcgcctcggatgcgtctccaCGGACGCTGTTGGGAGGACGTCTCATCGGATCCGCCTGCAGCGACCCTgactcgatgcgtcttctcaggcgcGCCAGTACTGGCGCCAAGGCATCGCTTCCGCAACCTGTGCcaagttaatggcgatgccttgcCTGCCGAACGACCGCCGCCCATGACTACCAATGAGTAATGGCGATGCCAGCGTGCCGTGCCCCTCACCTGCCCTCTGGCGTATATAAAGAGGGGCAcacgcatctcatctcctcctacACAAACCCTAGCCGACGCACAACCTCCATCGTAGCGCTACGTCCCCACAGCCCTCCGCCTTCGCCATGAGCAGCGACGGACGCGGCCAGGCTACTGCGCCTCCACCTATGACTCCACTTCCCCTGGCCGAGAGCTCCGATGAGGAGAACAACGAAAGCACGGACAACGTCATCGGCGCGGCCATGGACGTGAAGTTCATGGCTGGCGCGGagcaggaagcagaggaggagtagGCGTCCGCAGAGAATGCCTCCGACGACTCCTTCGACTTCGAGTGGGACTATGACGGGCCTAACCCAGAGGAGAAGGCGTAGGAGCAGAGCGCTTTAGTAGATTCCTCTGAGATGCTCAAGAAGGTCGAGGATGCCGCCAACGAGGTGCGGCGGTAGCGGCTACTAGAGGACACAACAGCCCACCAAGGTCTGGTAGCCGCATGGCGGACGGAGCAGCGGACCGCGGAGAAGCTGAGGAGGAGGGAGGGAGGCAACAACGGGGCCGGGCCATCGGGTGACAAGTAGTATAGAGCCTTGTTGCTTGTTATTTGTATGTATATTATGCTTTTCAGTTGAATGAAAAAAATTGTTTGAAAAATGATATGGGTCGCTCTGCTGGGAGCATCCCCAGACGCAAATAGACACGCGATCAAAAACGACCATTTTCGTGTTCGCGATCCAACGCAAATGGACAAGCGCGGCCACTTTAAACGTTCGATTTGCGCCACcccattggagatgcccttacactAAAACTCCAACACCTGCTTCATCTTCTCCCCCCTGCCCAATCAAAGCAGCCacattgtcgttgcctattcgacggtactccagaggagggatcctcatggaggggagaagaagtaggggccatagggcggagagtcctcgggacggtggtacgcgatttgcccagcttcggaacacctgctcaaagacagggcctactgatgcttgtctggaattatctgggggctttcgcgttgttacaatgagttgtggttgtgcctctagggctcccgggatccggcttataaaggcggacggatctagggtttacatggagagtcctagccggaatacaagttgcctaactatggtacaatgtcttgccgtgtacgtcaaggatccgccttccatcaagaccgtgctggatccggatacttcatgggctttcacggatccggcctccttcgtaggtcggttgggatccagctcctcgttcctgggctggacttcatccttcaggatctacagcaactgggccgcccgatgggccacatgccacatcaccatctgtgggccacccgggcttgccggatctaggccctcccgttgatatacccataaagtatacccacaatagtagcccccgaagttctccgagattcatcattcctccggctTCAATCAACtcagatccgaagagaatcttgaagaactTCTAAACTTTACTTGTTTCCGATGTCATCTTCTCAGAAATCATATGTTCTTCAGTAACGGCAATGTAGCAGATGttccacttttcccgcgcacaacttcctcttttcccgcgctaaattttcggagatgcgaattTCTAGCCAAAAATTTCGGGAGTgcacagttaagttacctccacgtcattttaccgcttttaacctaagacacgtgtcacgcatccaacggcgcgtccATTCCGCTTCTACCGTTAGATCCGaaacacgaatctccgcgcgaggtctataaatacccccacgcgcggtaactttcccattctttcaccgcactcctcacttcatcttcttcctcgcgcagCGTCGCCCGCCAGATCTAATCTCCGGCGACCCCCTGCACGGAGAGCTTCGCCCGCCGCCATTCCAAGGTCTCCCTCGACCTGAGATTCGCGCGTTTGATCGGGAAATTGTCTCCGCCGCCGATTTGTGGTCACCAGAGGCTCAACGCCGCAAGTCCGGCCACCCCAACCTCGCCGGCGCCCCGAAgaaccaccgcgccattaacggtaagtgcgccggccttgtagaagaagaagtagcGTAGAGTAGATTCCGACTACTCAAATTAgtttgcatgggtgcagccggaagcatgttgCCTAGTTCGCCGAAatgcactggtagttctccgaataGTCCGGATCCCAGCACATTAGAATCAAGCTGTCCGGAACCCCTTgcattcctgccaccatatgtttccgacatcaaaTTAGCTCAACCATTCTCCACCTCTTCCAGCACTGCATTAGGCCGGATCCCCACCTTCAAAGAGATCCAAGAAGAACATGAAggacaagctaggatggctgctaaagtgcaggaggcggaagcgaagaaggcttccaaggcccggatccgagaAGGCGAGAAGGGACAATGGTGGCCCTGTGAAACTAAGGATGCGGAGCTAAGGGACCTTCAAACCGAGGGCATGATTTCTCTGCAATGGAGCTTCATgcgcgactccgacgtccccaagccagaTGCGGATGAAAGAGTCCTGACAAAAGCCTAGGTTGAGCGCGGACTGTCACTCCCCTATTCGGAATTCTTTCTCTCCATCCTTAGCACTTATGGGCTTCACCCCCATAATATCTGTCCAAACTCCtatctcctcctctcgaactttTTAACGCTTTGCGAAGGGCACCTCGGAATTCGCCCGGACGACCGATTATGGCAGTTtttcttccgggtgaagaaagagACGAAAGACAAGGCCATGGTGAACTGCGGCAGCATGACCttcatgctccgacctggccgcatgtatcctccccacgactccgacgaatccgtccggtactggaacgtcgGATGGTTCTACGTGAAGAATGTCGCAGTTCCGGGTGTCCATGAAGGGCTGCCCAAATTCATCAACAAGCCTCCGGAAGAGCGCGacagctggagcttcatccccatGCTCGCCCAGCTCCGATACTGGAAAAAGCTGCGCGAAGAATCTCTTGGTTAGTCCACGACGGACTAACCGGAATTCAGCTCACTCTAAGTTGGTTCACTCGGCGGATCCAGCCACTGTGGTACAACGCACGCCTGATCTGCGCGTACACCGGGGCGTACGACCTTCTCCGAGTAACCCGCCATGATCTCCCTGCTGATTCTCTCAAGAGGAGAATCAAATCACTTGTGAAGATAggccggggccaaccggtcccggaaTTGATAAAAGATATCAAGACAAACGACCAATGTCCTCTGGTAATCACTTGTACCTTTGCCATCCTTCAACTTTTCATATTTTCGATGCGTTCTAACTTTCTCTCAAATTCTCCTCTcagctcgatactttggcggaggaagatTTCCGCAATATACTCCAAGTCCCCGTCAGCGGCGAAGCGGcagaggaggatccggaggacgacgaggaggtggaggagcaaGCGCCTCGAAAGGCCGCCCCTCTCCCTactaagcgtccccgcgccaaagcttccggctccgaagccggagctagcggcgaggcctccgccaagaagcccaaagtcacgaagccccccccccccccactggattccaggaaggcggagcgcgagcgcatCAAACTGCTGTCAACTGCAGGAAAGCGATCGCGCCCTATCATTCCCGGCGCCACGTAAATCTCCAAGTATAGCGCGTCTTTGTTTTGATAGAACTTGTTACTTATTCATTTCTTTTGCCTGTTTGTAGGAATCCTAATACCGCCACCACACGGACCAAGCGACCTGCCACGGAAGAAGCTGAGGCACAAGGCCAAGAGGAGGCGGAAGTCGACTCTTTGGGAAAAGATGAAACTGCGGCGGGCGACGTCGTCGTGTTTCCGAAgaattttggagatccggctgaccttacctccacccccaaggcgtacgcgaccaagttttttaacaagctcacagaggcggagaagtgggatctTGAACAGGATCTGCTCAACGCCAtgatgaacaacgcctggggtaaGCCTGACGCCGAGTCATCGGAAATTCAGGACTTTAAGAGGGAAGTTGGCCAGTTCTTCGAAAAACTCCTCTGCAAGCACAAGGTACTTcctagtagcccccaagtatataGGCGGAAACTAGT
This region of Lolium perenne isolate Kyuss_39 chromosome 2, Kyuss_2.0, whole genome shotgun sequence genomic DNA includes:
- the LOC139835831 gene encoding uncharacterized protein, which codes for MLTVQPTDKSTTDQRAKSVSNPNYDTCIARDQVVLGYLLQSISPEVLPHVHRIETEAGVWQMVEEMFASRCQTKVTNLRIQLANTNKLQMSTEAFVTKMHGIVNKLATAGETITTREHLSFILSGLGASYNSLAAALGGNTNPISLASLYAQLPAYDHRQEMLGGGSSDMDFETSANAS